AAGGAGGGCCAGCAGGATAGTCTGCTTGTTCTGGAAGTGGTTGTACAGGGTGCCGCTGGCCAGTCCGGCCTCGCGCGCGATCTCTGCGATCGTCGCGCCGTGGAAACCTTTGCGGGCAAAGACCGTCACGGCAGCGCGCAGAATGGCTGCGCGCCGTTCCGGATCAAAGGCAGGCCGGGGCGCAGCTCGCCCCCGGGAAGCAGGCTTGGCCGACGACTCTTCTGAATGATTGCTCATTCACTCATTATCATACTTTCACTCGGGAAGTCAAGAAATTGTTCTGGCAACTTTACGAAGGCAGGCCGAAATTCAGAGCCGGTGACCGAAGAGCTGGGTTACCCGCTGCATGGTCTCATGCTAGACATGCAGTGGGCCCTGCGCTGGCCTCATTCTTTCCAGAAACTCAGGTGCCGGTGGCCTGATGCAGATTGTTCATTCAGGCATTAAGACTCAGCAGTCCTCGGTAAGCTTCAATCGCCTCCATACAAGCTGACTGTTACTGGCAATATTCAAGGCCGAATCAATTTGGCCAGGGCTTCTGCACGTTTCAGGTCAGTTAGCGGACCGCTAGACGCCTCTTGGGGGTCCAGAGGGTAAGTGTAAACGGGCTTGCCCAGACGCTTGAGCATGTCGTCTGTCGCGTTGCGGGGCACCAACTTGCCGTCTTTCCGAACCCGCAGAATGATGATCCGGTCTGTCTTGAGCTTCAGCAGTTCCTCAGCGCTCAATTGCTTAAAACTGATGTTCGGATCGATCCCTTCGGGCGTATTGAGGGTCAGTCCCAACGTCGTGAGGTTGCGACTGAAAGAAAAGCCGCGACCCAGGACCATGACGGACTGAGGCTCATACATGTAGAGCAGAGTCGTTTGTGGGGCCGCCTTGCTCAGGGTGGACAATTGCCCTTTCAGCGTCATGATGCGGGCGTCGTATGTTTTCAGGTAACGTTGCGCCTGGGCTGTCTTGCCGGACAAGCGTCCGAGGTCACTGAGCGCGGTGCGCCAGGGAATCTGATCATAGTCGTAGGCCAGGGTGGGCGC
This sequence is a window from Deinococcus humi. Protein-coding genes within it:
- a CDS encoding ABC transporter substrate-binding protein — its product is MKSLRRLLFTALLTSGALAAGTYPLIVKHSLGTASFPEAPTRIVTLSEEQAELLSVLSLKAVGFGSGRVQGRLGQPPQALTTLAKSSLQNAVFVGSYNTPSLELLAALKPDLILMDGGDDDQSTYRTVGKLAPTLAYDYDQIPWRTALSDLGRLSGKTAQAQRYLKTYDARIMTLKGQLSTLSKAAPQTTLLYMYEPQSVMVLGRGFSFSRNLTTLGLTLNTPEGIDPNISFKQLSAEELLKLKTDRIIILRVRKDGKLVPRNATDDMLKRLGKPVYTYPLDPQEASSGPLTDLKRAEALAKLIRP